A DNA window from Rossellomorea marisflavi contains the following coding sequences:
- a CDS encoding aldehyde dehydrogenase family protein produces MNRESLGKQFIGGEWRDGNSTSEMVNINPFNGESIVTYKLADTEDIDAAYQAAAEAKLQWDKVNPFKKRDILENAVRYIEENEEEIISIIIDELGGTRLKAVFEIGLVKNMIKEAATFPIRMEGKILPSTIDDVENRLYRIPAGVVGVISPFNFPFFLSVKSVAPALGAGNGVVLKPHEDSPITGGTLIGKIFEEAGVPKGLLNVVVADIKEIGDAFVEHPIPRIISFTGSTGVGSYIGQVAVKNFKKPLLELGGNSAFIVLEDADLEYAVNAAAFSRFTHQGQICMCANRVLVQRSVYDEFVTKFTAKVSTLKTGDPKDPDTIIGPVINDRQAKNLAALIEKGIEEGANPVLRGNNSGRLFEPTVLADVTTDMTVAQEELFGPVVCIIPFDREEEAIAIANETRFGLSGAVHTSNLERGVEFAKKVHTGMIHVNDITINDEPIVAFGGEKQSGIGRMNGEWSLDEFTTLKWISVNYGQRQLPY; encoded by the coding sequence ATGAATAGAGAGTCATTGGGAAAACAATTCATCGGAGGCGAGTGGAGAGATGGGAACAGCACCAGTGAAATGGTGAACATCAACCCGTTCAACGGTGAATCCATCGTTACATATAAACTTGCAGATACAGAAGACATAGATGCAGCCTACCAAGCAGCCGCAGAGGCGAAGCTTCAGTGGGATAAAGTAAATCCGTTCAAGAAGCGCGACATCCTTGAAAATGCCGTGAGATATATTGAAGAGAATGAAGAAGAAATCATCTCGATCATCATTGATGAGCTCGGTGGAACAAGATTGAAGGCCGTATTCGAGATCGGTCTTGTGAAAAACATGATCAAAGAAGCCGCCACCTTCCCGATCCGCATGGAAGGCAAGATCCTGCCGTCTACGATCGATGACGTGGAAAACAGACTGTACCGCATCCCGGCTGGGGTCGTGGGCGTCATCAGTCCGTTCAACTTCCCGTTCTTCCTATCAGTCAAATCTGTGGCACCTGCACTCGGAGCCGGTAATGGCGTCGTCCTGAAGCCCCATGAAGATTCCCCGATCACAGGCGGGACCCTCATCGGGAAGATCTTTGAAGAAGCAGGGGTACCGAAAGGTCTTCTGAATGTTGTCGTTGCAGACATCAAGGAAATCGGGGACGCGTTCGTGGAGCATCCGATCCCGCGCATCATCTCGTTCACCGGTTCAACCGGCGTCGGAAGCTACATCGGTCAAGTGGCCGTGAAGAACTTCAAAAAGCCCCTTCTTGAGCTTGGTGGAAACAGTGCCTTCATCGTACTCGAAGACGCAGATCTTGAATACGCCGTCAATGCAGCGGCCTTCAGCCGTTTCACCCACCAGGGGCAGATCTGCATGTGTGCCAACCGCGTACTCGTCCAGCGCTCGGTCTATGATGAGTTCGTAACGAAATTCACGGCAAAGGTTTCGACATTGAAAACCGGTGACCCGAAAGATCCGGACACCATCATCGGGCCTGTGATCAACGATCGTCAGGCGAAAAACCTCGCCGCCCTCATTGAAAAAGGAATCGAAGAAGGAGCGAACCCTGTGCTTCGAGGAAACAACAGCGGCCGCCTGTTCGAACCGACCGTCCTCGCCGATGTGACGACGGATATGACCGTTGCCCAGGAAGAACTCTTCGGTCCGGTCGTATGCATCATTCCGTTCGACAGAGAAGAAGAAGCAATCGCCATCGCCAACGAGACCCGCTTCGGGCTTAGCGGCGCCGTGCATACATCGAATCTGGAGCGCGGAGTGGAGTTTGCGAAGAAGGTCCACACCGGGATGATCCACGTGAACGATATCACCATCAACGATGAGCCGATCGTGGCCTTCGGTGGGGAGAAACAATCCGGCATCGGCCGCATGAACGGGGAGTGGAGTCTGGATGAATTCACGACCCTCAAATGGATCTCTGTCAACTACGGTCAGCGTCAACTACCATATTAA
- a CDS encoding methyl-accepting chemotaxis protein, which produces MANKSVLESFVQVAPLLNSLIQDDITVGIYDTEKLIINIPGKTFALNVKPGDPLVDEDIVTKAIRANEELTAVLPKDLFGFPLIARAIPLHDDEGNVIGGVGIGTSLEKASALFEMAESFSVIVEQTAASIEDISTSVTQLSGRVTDMTDQMKDVSSSAEEIGEISGVVKGISDQSNLLGLNAAIEAARAGEVGKGFSVVANEIRKLATNSKENVTQINDITKNIQGLLLSLNESFQEVYTLTDTQSGSIQEFSATIQEISAKAQELAELAEKTLYDGN; this is translated from the coding sequence ATGGCAAACAAAAGTGTACTAGAATCATTCGTCCAGGTCGCGCCCTTGTTGAACAGCCTGATCCAGGATGACATCACCGTCGGAATCTATGACACGGAAAAGCTCATCATCAACATCCCCGGGAAGACGTTCGCCTTGAACGTCAAGCCGGGTGATCCCCTCGTTGACGAGGATATCGTCACGAAAGCAATCCGCGCCAACGAAGAACTGACGGCGGTCCTTCCAAAGGATCTGTTCGGATTTCCCCTGATCGCACGTGCCATCCCCCTTCATGATGACGAAGGCAACGTCATCGGAGGCGTCGGGATCGGGACGAGCCTTGAGAAGGCGAGCGCCCTGTTCGAGATGGCCGAAAGCTTCTCCGTCATCGTCGAGCAAACCGCTGCGTCCATTGAAGACATCAGCACTTCCGTCACCCAACTGTCAGGCCGAGTGACCGATATGACTGACCAGATGAAAGACGTCAGCTCCAGCGCAGAGGAAATCGGCGAAATCTCCGGAGTCGTCAAAGGCATCTCGGATCAAAGTAACCTCCTTGGGCTGAACGCGGCCATCGAAGCGGCACGTGCAGGCGAAGTCGGTAAGGGCTTCTCCGTCGTGGCCAACGAGATCCGCAAGCTTGCCACGAACTCAAAAGAGAACGTGACCCAGATCAATGACATCACCAAGAACATCCAGGGACTCCTTCTGTCCCTAAACGAGTCGTTCCAGGAAGTCTACACCTTGACCGACACCCAATCAGGCTCCATCCAGGAGTTCTCAGCCACCATCCAGGAAATCAGCGCCAAAGCACAAGAACTCGCCGAGCTCGCAGAGAAAACCCTCTACGACGGGAATTGA
- a CDS encoding carboxypeptidase regulatory-like domain-containing protein — translation MAFPSNNQYTAIEVGGVPLFDVLGDESPASTDLVGNSTFPAGFFAYDGTNVYFRLRLDADPRNTQLTGFRNFSWGVLINTTGVAGTYNWLFNVDGLNNRVSLIQNTVVQFNSWTDQAEGTNGNGAPNVSRTITNFDFARVVPADSSIGGTPDFFLDWYLPANVFFSTLGITESSLLRTIYFSSANANNYNKDSLRTSEGFSFVNAFSNPVSAQDTDIRARLETNKQLTGGPASLLLGQQATWTGTITVRNNGQSAANAVSLVDLIGTDVVGSFVVDSVSQGLITYNALTKQLTWNVGNLPANIQATLTFTLTGSYTLSGQRLLDRVVATGLDSFSGGGVTSNTTIVNVNVTASATINGVVTDQATGLFLPNTTVNLLQGVTVVASTITNAIGFYSFTNLVPGNYTIEAARATYNTASVNTSVAPGASNTVNIPLQPQTSSISGNVSSGGPILGATIVLTNSSGVIVGTTITDALGNYSFVGLIPGPYNLAVSAPAFQSQTIGVTTVANQASVVNVTLVPNPGALSGTVQDSVTSAPLPGTTVELLTSTGILLNSTTTDAGGVYTFDALAPGLYQVRASVSGYSTGIVSALVVSGLTATGNLLLLQNPGTVTGQVRDAATLLPIQGATVQVIDGQGVVSGTLSTDVTGVYTFASLRPGSYSLIFSAPGYGSVTNGAVVTSNAITVVDAPLTRIAGTLSGTVTGPGSLPIPGAVVTVYANNVQIASVLTDLAGNYTVPGLSPGSYTVVIGANTFTSASLGTSISGGQTTTLDALLTPNPGTLTGTITDQGANPLSGVSVTVAASSGTGIIVATTVTGNDGTYTVTGLAPGNYIVVASSLNFQQVSAGASIAAAGTTVLNLSLASDPGTISGVILDAQTGSPIAGANVQIRVLDAGGSLVATVQSAPDGQYVLGNLAPGVYTVVASAVDFQTNSATVQVFPNLTTVGNVALLPNPGSIFGTVTSSIGSTPIGGAVVSVLNSSGQLVTSVLTDIAGNFTVTGLAPDQYTLSVLSPDFQNRSVGAIVVSGVTTPVAVQLIPDPGSITGTVTPTVQNTLLQLRDINNVFIDSFAANPDGTFSFNNLAPGVYTVTASAPNYSSAQAGAVVVSGETDVIALTILPNPATITGTITTTGGVPLPTSFVQVLNPIGILVASGFSDANGVYTVGNLPAGSYTVVGNAVNFGQASQGVTLTAGQILPDVNFTLLGDTGGLTGQVTDAFTGTLLSGATVVISDATTQLPVITTTTSLFGNFLVSGLAPGTYIVTASLTGYASRQVGAIVVSDQNGIVHLFLTPDPGTIAGTVVDTNGNPVTGTNIQITVVNEDNVIIATVLANSDGTYQIPQLLQGTYFITASAPGFASSTVSAIVASDQVTPVSNVLTPNPVAVTATVLIVGSSTPIAGSQVQVKSANNIVIAAGTTDSSGQVTFQGLPAGTLFFTADAVDFGTDSKTVFAGPGDILTVELLLRDDPGQVVGLVTDLTTGAPVPNASVTLRNVAGVNVSTALTNDSGQYSFTGVTPGTYTVIANAANFGPELSGVTVAPNIVSNVSFALQPNPGVIQGTVRDAGTNLPIPNATVTIRQFSGDGPIITTTLTDANGFFRSTQLSPRSYVVVSGIDGYGSAAVSADVVSSQVTTVEVFLTPNPGAIQGTILDAETLQPLGGTLVRVINNQGTIIASVNTDANGFYYAGGLPPGDYTVGAVNPVYQAGLSETLIQPNVTNTVNLLLQGNPATLNGLVYDAVDGSPLPGAVIEIRVSGTNILVRRVVSDGTGRYIVSGLPQGTFDVGAQLQNYKISTNTVFLSPGEVEGLNIPLSPFPATIIGTVADALTLTPIAGALVRLVIPNTDIEVGSVLTGADGTYTLSNIPEGQYTLTFSANAFASDVQSITLEENEVATINAFLDANPSTISGRVTAQGSGAGIQGALVRVFTQNGAFVTSTLTDANGFYELPGIREGTYSVIYSATGFGTTLRTIPLPAGTSVTVDVSLVQDTASIQGTVRDAANGLPLPSALVQIFVVGTTIPVASVLTNQQGGYTIDGLLPQEYRVVYSATNYQSQTNLLLFNPGEVKTNDVALDRLPSRIEGTVTEAASGLPIANASVTLLYSGSGIIAATGFTDPNGNYALDGLSPGEYTLRFQAPGYVTGTVPIVLGLNERVVVNQALGLGSGTIAGSVRRASDGTPIVNALVLAFTVAGQPIGSTLTDVNGAYLLSGLPQGPVVLVVRATGFQSERRDVAIRAGQTAQEDFALVANPASLTGFITDIGTGGPVPGALVQILPVGSEVPFKSTLSLQDGVYLLIGLPAGRFVVRVRAEGYEERRIEVTLTEGQVLDLDIQLGEIPPTPPPTTPPVIELNAECINVSKVYDWVFAPFRESQKVMIPPDCRGIVEDALALGEDVTISCSTGATTCRVIGYENGSPGVVNVRIEIPVSLTLETEDGGSCTIDYRAYLDRSLAVCIPDGLNAGNIDCSLLEVKCMADGGVLTDQFFEINLLACLQIEVHANVTLEVLAEFCFPRGNPEFVDQDANSSCDFPEWPPNC, via the coding sequence TTGGCATTTCCGAGTAACAATCAATATACCGCAATCGAGGTGGGTGGCGTTCCGCTCTTTGACGTTTTGGGGGATGAGTCACCCGCTTCGACGGACCTTGTTGGGAATTCGACGTTTCCGGCTGGCTTTTTCGCCTATGATGGGACCAATGTTTATTTTCGACTACGATTGGATGCAGATCCGCGTAACACGCAGCTGACTGGTTTCAGAAACTTTTCTTGGGGTGTGCTGATCAACACGACAGGCGTAGCTGGAACATACAATTGGCTATTCAACGTGGATGGGCTGAATAATCGGGTCAGCTTGATCCAGAACACGGTCGTGCAATTCAATTCTTGGACCGATCAGGCAGAGGGAACCAATGGCAATGGGGCTCCAAATGTTTCAAGGACTATTACCAATTTTGATTTTGCAAGAGTGGTTCCTGCTGATTCATCGATTGGAGGGACACCAGATTTCTTTTTGGACTGGTACTTACCGGCCAATGTATTTTTTTCCACCCTGGGGATTACAGAGTCTTCCCTGTTACGCACCATTTATTTTTCATCGGCGAATGCGAATAATTACAACAAGGATTCCTTGCGTACGAGTGAAGGGTTTTCTTTCGTCAATGCCTTTAGTAATCCTGTATCTGCTCAGGATACTGATATTCGTGCCCGTCTCGAAACCAATAAGCAGCTGACCGGTGGCCCGGCAAGCTTGCTGCTCGGGCAGCAAGCCACGTGGACCGGTACCATCACCGTGAGGAACAATGGGCAGTCAGCGGCCAATGCCGTGTCTCTGGTCGATCTCATCGGGACTGATGTGGTTGGTTCATTTGTGGTAGACAGTGTCTCCCAAGGGCTGATCACGTATAATGCACTGACGAAGCAATTGACATGGAACGTGGGGAATCTTCCTGCCAACATCCAAGCTACTTTGACGTTCACTCTTACAGGTTCCTACACACTGAGCGGACAGCGGCTCCTTGATCGCGTTGTGGCTACGGGACTGGATAGTTTCTCGGGAGGGGGGGTGACTTCCAATACGACCATTGTGAACGTAAATGTAACAGCTTCTGCTACGATCAATGGCGTTGTCACCGATCAGGCTACGGGGCTTTTCCTGCCAAATACTACGGTCAATCTCCTACAGGGGGTCACGGTTGTGGCCTCGACGATTACGAATGCCATCGGCTTTTATTCCTTCACCAATCTGGTACCGGGGAACTATACAATCGAAGCAGCCAGGGCGACGTATAATACCGCCAGTGTTAACACATCTGTAGCCCCTGGTGCTTCTAATACGGTGAATATCCCGCTACAGCCTCAAACAAGTAGCATTTCGGGGAATGTTTCAAGCGGTGGTCCGATCCTCGGGGCGACGATCGTCCTCACGAATTCTTCAGGTGTCATCGTGGGTACCACGATCACGGATGCTTTAGGAAATTACTCTTTTGTGGGACTCATACCGGGGCCATACAATCTAGCGGTTTCCGCCCCGGCGTTTCAATCTCAGACGATTGGCGTCACGACGGTGGCCAATCAGGCATCGGTCGTGAATGTTACCTTAGTGCCGAACCCCGGTGCCCTTTCCGGTACGGTACAGGATAGCGTGACCAGTGCACCACTTCCCGGTACCACGGTGGAATTGCTTACATCTACGGGGATCCTCCTCAACTCGACGACGACGGATGCAGGGGGCGTCTATACATTCGATGCACTAGCTCCCGGGCTTTATCAGGTAAGGGCGTCGGTTTCAGGATATTCCACGGGTATCGTATCGGCATTGGTTGTCTCGGGGTTGACGGCGACAGGGAATCTTCTCCTTTTGCAAAACCCGGGAACGGTGACGGGGCAGGTAAGGGATGCGGCGACTCTGCTGCCGATACAGGGGGCCACGGTTCAAGTGATCGACGGACAGGGGGTCGTATCGGGGACACTGTCGACCGATGTGACGGGAGTGTATACCTTTGCCTCCTTGCGTCCAGGTTCGTATTCTCTTATATTTTCGGCACCTGGATATGGAAGTGTAACCAATGGAGCCGTGGTGACGTCCAATGCCATCACGGTTGTGGATGCTCCATTGACACGGATAGCAGGAACGTTATCGGGTACCGTGACTGGCCCGGGCAGCCTGCCAATCCCTGGTGCGGTCGTAACGGTGTACGCTAATAACGTCCAGATCGCGAGCGTGTTGACGGATCTGGCAGGGAATTACACCGTTCCGGGGCTTTCTCCAGGTTCCTATACCGTCGTGATCGGGGCCAATACGTTCACGTCGGCCTCTCTAGGGACATCCATATCAGGTGGACAGACTACAACGCTTGACGCACTCCTGACTCCAAATCCAGGTACGTTGACTGGAACCATAACCGATCAGGGTGCCAATCCCCTATCGGGCGTCTCGGTGACGGTGGCAGCAAGCTCGGGTACGGGAATCATCGTCGCAACGACGGTGACAGGAAATGACGGGACGTATACGGTCACGGGTCTTGCTCCCGGAAACTACATCGTGGTGGCAAGCAGTCTCAATTTCCAACAAGTTTCGGCTGGCGCCAGTATCGCAGCTGCCGGAACGACCGTATTGAACCTATCTCTTGCCAGTGATCCTGGGACCATCTCCGGGGTGATTCTCGACGCCCAGACTGGGAGTCCGATTGCAGGAGCGAATGTACAGATACGGGTTTTGGATGCAGGGGGCTCTCTTGTCGCCACGGTTCAATCTGCCCCGGACGGTCAATACGTTTTGGGGAATCTTGCACCGGGGGTGTATACCGTTGTCGCCTCTGCGGTGGACTTCCAGACCAATAGCGCTACGGTACAAGTGTTCCCGAATCTGACGACGGTCGGGAATGTGGCCCTTTTGCCAAATCCGGGAAGTATTTTCGGCACGGTCACAAGCAGTATCGGCTCAACGCCGATTGGAGGGGCGGTAGTATCGGTCCTGAATAGTAGCGGTCAATTGGTCACGTCCGTACTGACGGACATTGCCGGGAACTTCACCGTAACCGGACTTGCGCCGGATCAATATACCCTATCGGTCCTTTCTCCCGATTTTCAAAATCGCAGTGTGGGCGCGATCGTCGTTTCGGGCGTCACTACGCCGGTAGCCGTTCAACTGATCCCTGATCCTGGGAGCATTACCGGGACGGTCACCCCTACAGTACAGAACACGCTTTTACAGCTAAGGGATATCAATAACGTCTTCATCGATTCGTTTGCAGCGAACCCTGATGGAACCTTCTCTTTCAATAATCTGGCACCAGGTGTGTACACAGTCACGGCGAGTGCACCGAACTATTCATCCGCACAAGCAGGTGCAGTGGTGGTTAGTGGGGAGACAGATGTCATCGCACTGACCATCTTACCGAATCCCGCCACCATAACGGGCACCATCACGACAACCGGCGGGGTGCCGCTTCCGACCTCATTCGTTCAAGTGTTGAATCCGATAGGCATCTTGGTGGCTTCAGGTTTTTCTGACGCCAACGGAGTCTATACGGTGGGGAATCTTCCGGCGGGCTCTTATACGGTAGTGGGCAATGCGGTCAATTTTGGTCAGGCGTCACAAGGCGTAACGCTGACAGCAGGGCAAATCCTGCCGGATGTGAACTTCACGCTCCTGGGGGATACAGGGGGCTTGACTGGTCAGGTAACGGATGCGTTTACGGGTACCCTCTTGTCAGGAGCCACGGTTGTCATATCGGATGCCACAACACAGCTTCCCGTTATCACCACCACCACCTCTTTGTTCGGGAACTTCCTTGTGAGTGGTCTCGCTCCTGGAACCTATATTGTGACAGCTTCCCTGACCGGCTATGCCTCCCGACAAGTGGGAGCGATCGTTGTCAGCGATCAGAACGGCATCGTCCACTTATTCCTCACCCCGGATCCAGGGACCATTGCAGGTACCGTGGTGGATACGAATGGAAACCCTGTAACGGGTACAAACATTCAGATCACCGTTGTGAACGAAGACAATGTCATCATTGCAACGGTCCTGGCCAATTCGGATGGAACGTATCAGATTCCTCAGCTTCTGCAGGGGACATATTTTATCACGGCCAGCGCCCCAGGTTTTGCTTCCTCTACGGTTTCAGCGATTGTAGCAAGCGATCAGGTAACCCCCGTCTCGAATGTCCTCACTCCAAATCCTGTTGCCGTGACAGCGACCGTCCTTATCGTAGGTTCGTCTACGCCGATTGCAGGATCTCAAGTGCAGGTCAAATCGGCAAATAACATCGTCATTGCGGCAGGAACGACCGATTCTTCAGGTCAGGTAACGTTTCAAGGACTTCCCGCGGGCACCTTGTTCTTTACAGCGGATGCTGTGGATTTCGGAACCGATTCCAAGACTGTCTTTGCAGGTCCAGGAGATATCCTGACGGTTGAACTGCTCCTGAGGGATGACCCAGGTCAGGTTGTGGGACTTGTGACCGATTTGACTACAGGAGCCCCAGTACCGAATGCTTCCGTGACACTCAGGAATGTAGCGGGGGTCAATGTATCCACTGCATTGACAAATGATTCTGGCCAATACTCCTTTACAGGAGTGACTCCGGGCACTTACACCGTTATAGCCAATGCCGCGAATTTCGGACCTGAGTTGTCAGGTGTAACGGTTGCGCCCAATATCGTAAGCAATGTCAGCTTTGCCCTCCAGCCTAATCCGGGGGTGATTCAAGGAACGGTGCGTGATGCGGGAACCAATCTGCCGATCCCGAATGCCACCGTGACAATCCGGCAGTTCTCTGGAGATGGGCCGATCATAACAACGACTCTCACGGATGCGAATGGGTTCTTCCGATCCACTCAATTATCACCAAGGTCCTACGTGGTCGTATCCGGTATCGATGGATATGGGTCAGCCGCCGTGTCAGCCGATGTCGTCAGCAGTCAGGTGACGACGGTTGAGGTATTCCTCACGCCGAATCCGGGTGCCATCCAAGGAACCATCCTTGATGCTGAGACCCTGCAGCCGCTAGGCGGGACACTCGTGCGGGTCATCAACAACCAAGGAACCATTATTGCTTCAGTGAATACGGATGCGAATGGCTTCTATTATGCAGGCGGGTTGCCTCCGGGGGATTATACGGTAGGAGCGGTCAACCCTGTGTACCAGGCGGGCCTGAGTGAAACGTTGATTCAACCGAACGTGACCAATACGGTGAACTTGCTCTTGCAAGGGAACCCTGCTACGTTGAACGGCCTCGTTTATGATGCCGTGGACGGATCTCCATTGCCGGGTGCGGTGATTGAAATTAGAGTGAGCGGCACCAATATCCTCGTTCGGCGAGTGGTATCAGATGGAACTGGTAGATACATTGTTTCCGGATTACCACAAGGTACATTCGACGTAGGGGCACAACTTCAGAATTATAAGATCAGTACCAATACGGTGTTCCTTAGCCCTGGTGAAGTGGAGGGTCTTAATATTCCATTAAGTCCATTCCCTGCAACAATCATTGGAACGGTGGCCGATGCCCTCACGCTAACCCCGATTGCGGGTGCACTTGTCCGTTTGGTCATTCCGAACACGGATATTGAAGTAGGAAGCGTATTGACCGGTGCCGATGGAACCTATACGTTGAGCAATATACCTGAAGGACAGTATACCCTGACTTTCTCAGCTAATGCCTTTGCTAGTGACGTACAATCCATCACGCTTGAAGAAAATGAAGTTGCAACCATCAATGCATTCCTGGACGCTAATCCTTCTACTATTTCTGGCAGGGTGACGGCTCAGGGATCGGGGGCAGGGATTCAAGGGGCTCTTGTGAGGGTCTTTACTCAGAATGGTGCCTTTGTGACGAGTACGTTGACGGATGCAAATGGCTTTTATGAACTACCGGGTATCAGGGAAGGAACCTATTCCGTGATCTACAGCGCGACCGGATTTGGAACGACTCTCAGGACGATTCCCTTACCTGCCGGAACGAGTGTTACCGTGGATGTATCCCTTGTGCAGGATACTGCCTCCATCCAAGGCACCGTTCGGGATGCTGCGAACGGACTTCCACTTCCATCGGCACTCGTACAGATATTCGTGGTAGGGACCACAATCCCTGTTGCATCCGTCCTGACGAACCAACAAGGGGGCTACACCATTGATGGTCTCTTACCCCAAGAATATCGGGTCGTCTATAGTGCCACAAATTATCAATCCCAGACGAACCTCCTTTTATTCAATCCGGGAGAAGTAAAGACGAATGATGTGGCTTTGGATCGACTTCCATCAAGGATTGAGGGCACCGTCACAGAGGCCGCCAGTGGACTTCCGATTGCCAATGCATCGGTGACGCTCCTATACAGCGGCTCAGGTATCATTGCGGCAACAGGATTCACCGACCCGAACGGGAATTATGCATTGGATGGGTTGTCACCAGGTGAGTATACTCTCCGTTTCCAAGCCCCAGGATATGTCACGGGAACGGTCCCGATTGTCCTCGGGCTGAATGAGCGGGTCGTGGTCAATCAGGCATTGGGACTTGGTTCTGGTACTATTGCGGGATCAGTGAGACGGGCAAGCGACGGTACTCCGATTGTGAACGCACTCGTTCTTGCCTTCACGGTCGCCGGGCAGCCGATTGGAAGTACCTTGACAGATGTCAATGGGGCATATTTGCTGAGTGGTCTTCCTCAGGGACCGGTGGTCTTGGTTGTAAGGGCCACAGGTTTTCAATCTGAGAGAAGGGATGTTGCCATCAGGGCTGGTCAAACCGCTCAAGAGGATTTCGCCTTAGTAGCGAATCCTGCAAGCCTAACAGGTTTCATCACGGATATCGGGACAGGTGGACCGGTTCCGGGGGCTCTTGTGCAAATCCTTCCCGTTGGTTCAGAAGTTCCTTTCAAATCCACACTGTCCCTTCAAGATGGGGTCTATCTTCTAATCGGGTTGCCGGCTGGCCGATTTGTGGTACGGGTCAGGGCAGAAGGATATGAAGAGAGGCGGATTGAGGTCACTCTGACAGAGGGGCAGGTACTTGATCTTGATATTCAACTGGGAGAGATTCCACCAACTCCCCCTCCAACTACACCGCCTGTGATCGAACTGAATGCGGAATGCATCAACGTAAGCAAAGTCTATGACTGGGTGTTTGCTCCATTCCGGGAAAGTCAAAAGGTCATGATCCCGCCTGACTGCAGGGGAATCGTAGAAGACGCCCTCGCCCTCGGCGAAGACGTGACAATCTCCTGTAGCACCGGAGCCACAACCTGCCGCGTGATTGGGTACGAGAATGGAAGTCCGGGTGTCGTGAATGTCAGGATTGAGATCCCGGTCAGCCTGACCCTTGAAACGGAGGACGGGGGCTCGTGCACCATCGACTACCGGGCTTACCTCGACCGTTCCCTTGCCGTTTGCATTCCTGATGGCCTCAACGCCGGGAACATCGACTGCTCGCTCCTTGAAGTAAAATGCATGGCAGATGGCGGAGTCCTCACCGATCAGTTCTTCGAGATCAACCTCTTGGCCTGCCTGCAGATCGAGGTCCATGCCAACGTCACCCTGGAGGTTCTCGCTGAATTCTGCTTCCCTCGTGGAAACCCTGAATTCGTCGATCAGGATGCCAATTCCAGCTGTGACTTTCCGGAATGGCCTCCAAATTGCTAA
- a CDS encoding arsenic resistance protein — MKITRDQLENQQVWIYAIALLIGGAVGLFSPEAGGSLDAAISPLIAILMYGMFTQIPFLKLREALSNLRFMMALLIANFIAVPVIVWGLITLFPLAPPVLLGVCLVLLTPCIDYVIVFTQLGKGNEKLMLASTPVLFVMQMLLLPVYLWLFIGGDMTGIVRVGPFLEAFLFLIVAPLIMALLTQMWAGRKTAGARFLDWTAWLPVPFMAFVLIVVVASQIGKVYSDLDAIVRVIPIYVLFLVISPIISRSIAALFKLDTGEGRALIFSAGTRNSLVVLPLALALPGGWARLAAAVIVTQTIVELLGELVYIKVVPRLMK, encoded by the coding sequence ATGAAGATAACAAGAGACCAACTGGAAAACCAGCAAGTATGGATTTATGCCATTGCCCTCCTCATCGGCGGGGCAGTCGGGCTCTTCAGTCCGGAGGCAGGAGGGAGCCTGGATGCGGCGATTTCACCGTTGATTGCGATCCTGATGTACGGGATGTTCACGCAAATCCCGTTCCTGAAGCTGCGTGAAGCCCTGTCGAATCTGAGATTCATGATGGCATTATTGATTGCGAATTTTATCGCGGTGCCCGTCATTGTCTGGGGACTGATCACACTCTTTCCTTTGGCGCCGCCCGTCCTGCTGGGCGTATGCCTCGTGCTTCTCACGCCGTGCATCGATTACGTGATCGTGTTCACCCAGCTGGGGAAAGGGAATGAAAAGCTCATGCTTGCGTCCACACCGGTACTGTTCGTTATGCAGATGCTCCTGCTACCGGTATACCTATGGCTGTTCATAGGCGGAGACATGACCGGAATCGTGCGCGTCGGTCCCTTCTTGGAAGCCTTCCTCTTCCTGATCGTGGCGCCGCTCATCATGGCGCTCCTCACACAGATGTGGGCAGGCAGGAAGACGGCCGGAGCCCGGTTTCTCGACTGGACCGCGTGGCTTCCCGTCCCGTTCATGGCCTTTGTGCTCATCGTCGTTGTCGCCTCGCAGATTGGCAAGGTGTACAGCGACCTCGATGCGATTGTCCGGGTCATTCCGATCTACGTGCTCTTCCTGGTCATCAGCCCGATCATCTCCCGTTCCATTGCCGCCCTGTTCAAGCTCGACACAGGGGAAGGCCGTGCCCTCATCTTCAGCGCCGGCACGAGGAACTCCCTTGTCGTGCTGCCCCTCGCACTCGCTCTGCCGGGTGGCTGGGCACGACTCGCCGCAGCCGTCATCGTCACCCAGACGATCGTCGAGCTCTTGGGGGAGCTGGTGTATATCAAGGTCGTACCGAGGTTGATGAAATAA